A stretch of DNA from Agrobacterium cucumeris:
CGACCTGGGAATTCATCGGTGACGCCGCCCGCAAGATTACCGACCGCAAGGCCGATATCAACGGCATGTGCCTGCGCGGCAAGGCCGGCTGGGGCGAGAACATGGCGTTTATCAGCGCGCTCACCAACTCCTTCGGTGGCCGCTGGTTCGATGAAAACTGGAAACCGCAGTTCGATCAGCCGGAGTGGAAAAGCTCCCTGCAGTTTTATGTTGATCTGATGAAGGACGCCGGTCCGTCGGGCGCCTCTTCCAACGGCTTCAACGAAAACCTGACGCTGTTCCAGCAGGGCAAATGCGGCATGTGGATCGATGCGACGGTCGCTGCCTCCTTCGTGTCAAACCCGAAGGATTCGACCGTTGCCGACAAGGTCGGTTATGCGCTCTTCCCGACGCATGGCGAACTGAAGAACCACGGCAACTGGTTGTGGTCCTGGAACCTTGCCATCCCGAAGAGCTCGCAGAAGGCGGAAGCTGCCGAAAAGTTCATCGCCTGGGCAACAAGCAAGGACTACACCACGCTCGTCGCTTCCAAGGAAGGCTGGGCAAACGTGCCTCCGGGAACCCGCACCTCGCTTTACAAGAACGCCGATTATGAAAAGGCCGCCGCCTTCGCCAAGCCGACGCTTGCCGCCATGGATGCTGCCGATATTACCAAGCCGACTGTAAAGCCCGTGCCTTACACCGGCGGTCAGTTTGTGGCGATCCCTGAATTCCAGGCGCTCGGCACCACTGTTGGTCAGCTGTTCTCGGCGGTCGTTGCCGGTCAGTCCAGCGTTGATGATGCGCTTGCGGGCGCCCAGTCGACTGCGACGCGTGAAATGACCCGCGCCGGTTACATCAAGTAATCCTCCCGAAGATCGCTGTCCGGCTCCCGTGCCGGGCAGCGAACACTCCGGGTCGGAAGCCGCCAGGCGGCTCTAATGCCTTTCAAATCAAAACAAGAATGAGCCGGTTCTTCCGGATATGCCGGGCGCATGTCGTGACGCCTGTACCCAAGGGGAGGTGAGTGCAATGGCAACTCGAAACACGAGCGGTCTGGCGCGGGTGATGCTTGCGCCATCGGTGCTGTTATTGCTGGTATGGATGATCGTGCCCCTGGCGATGACGCTGTGGTTCTCGTTCCAGAACTACAATCTCCTCAACCCGGCCAATGTCAGCTTTGCGGGCCTGTTCAATTACCAGTATTTCTACACCGACCCGGCCTTCTTCCAGTCGATCTGGAACACGTTGCTGATCGTCGGCGGCGTGCTTGCGATCACCGTCATCGGCGGCATCGCCATTGCGCTTCTGCTCGACAATGACATTTTCGGCCAGGGCATCGTGCGCATCATGATCATCTCGCCCTTCTTCGTCATGCCGCCGGTGGCCGCATTGGTGTGGAAGAACATGATCATGCATCCCGGTTACGGCGTGCTCGCCGATCTGTCGCGCTTCTTCGGCCTGCAGCCGGTCGACTGGTTTGCGCAGTTTCCGCTGCTCTCCATCATCATCATCGTCGCCTGGCAATGGCTGCCCTTTGCGACGCTGATCCTGCTCACCGCGCTGCAGTCGCTCGATGGCGAGCAGAAGGAAGCCGCCGAGATGGATGGCGCCAACTTCGTCAACCGCTTCATCCATCTGACCCTGCCGCATCTGTCGCGCGCCATCACCGTCGTCATTCTCATCCAGACGATCTTCCTGCTTGGCGTCTACGCGGAAATCCTCGTCACCACCAATGGCGGACCGGGTTATGCCTCCACCAACCTCGCCTTCCTCATCTATCGCACCGCACTTCTGGGGTACGACGTCGGCGGCGCTTCGGCCGGCGGCATCATCGCCGTCATCCTCGCCAATATCGTCGCCATCTTCCTGATGCGCGCCGTCGGCAAGAACCTCGACCGGTAAAGGGGAAACATCATGGCCCGCAAGACAACCACACGTGCGAAGATCGGCTTTTCCATCGCGGCCTGGGCCGTGGCGTTGCTGCTGTTCTTCCCGATCCTCTATGCCTTCCTCACCTCGCTCAAGACCGAGCCGGAGGCAATCGCCGGCTTCAGCCTCATTCCCTCGGGCACGCTTGAGAATTACGTGACGGTCCAGACCCAGCGCGATTACTTCAAGCCGTTCATGAACTCGGTGGTGCTGTCGCTCGGCTCGACGATCATCGCGCTGATCATCGCCATTCCCGCCGCCTGGGCCATGGCGTTCTCGCCGACCAAACGCACCAAGGACATCTTGATGTGGATGCTCTCCACCAAGATGATGCCGGCCGTCGCCGTGCTGGTGCCGATCTATCTGCTCTTCCGCAATGCCGGCCTGCTCGATACCCGCATTGGCCTCACCATCATGCTCACCTTCATCAACCTGCCGATCGTCATCTGGATGCTCTACACCTACTTCCGGGAAATCCCCGGTGAGATCCTCGAGGCAGCCCGCATGGATGGCGCATCCCTGTGGAATGAGATCGTGCATGTGCTCACACCAATGGCGGTGCCGGGCATTGCCTCGACGCTGCTCTTAAACGTCATCCTTGCCTGGAACGAAGCCTTCTGGACCATCCGGCTGACGACCACCAATGCAGCCCCGCTGACGGCCTTCATCGCCTCCTTCTCGAGCCCACAGGGGCTGTTCTGGGCAAAACTCTCGGCCGCCTCGATGATGGCGATCGCCCCCATTCTCGTCATCGGCTGGTTCTCGCAGAAACAACTCGTGCGTGGCCTGACCTTTGGCGCCGTGAAATAAGGAACGACAAACATGGGCAGCATTTCCCTTCAGAACGTGTCCAAGCTCTTCGGTGAGGCGAAAGTCATCCCGTCGATCGATCTTGATATCAACGACGGCGAGTTCGTCGTCTTCGTCGGCCCGTCGGGCTGCGGCAAGTCCACGCTTCTGCGCCTCATCGCCGGGCTGGAGGACGTCTCCGGCGGCAAGATCGTCATCGACGGCAATGACGCCACCGAAAAGGCCCCGGCCGAACGCGGCCTTGCCATGGTGTTCCAGTCCTATGCGCTTTATCCGCATATGAGTGTCAGGAACAACATCGCCTTCCCGCTGAAGATGGCCAAGCTCGACAAGGCGGTGATCGATAAAAAGGTGGAAGATGCCGCCCGGGTGCTGAACCTCACCGATTATCTCGAACGCCGGCCCTCGCAGCTGTCTGGCGGCCAGCGCCAGCGCGTCGCCATCGGCCGCGCCATCGTGCGCGAACCGAAAGCCTTCCTGTTCGACGAGCCGCTTTCCAACCTCGATGCGGCGCTGCGCGGCACCATGCGGCTGGAAATCTCCGAGCTGCACAACACGTTGAAGACAACGATGATCTACGTCACCCACGACCAGGTGGAGGCCATGACCATGGCCGACAAGATCGTGGTGCTCAACCGCGGCAATATCGAGCAGGTCGGTTCGCCGATGGAGCTTTACCGCACCCCCGCCAACCTCTTCGTCGCCGGCTTCATCGGCTCACCGCGCATGAACCTCATCACCGGCGACTTTGCCCGCAGCAAGAACGCCACCACCGCCGGCGTGCGGCCGGAGCATCTGCTGCTGTCGAAGGAAAGCGGGCTGTGGCAGGGCAAGGTCACCGTTGCCGAACATCTCGGATCGGATACCTTCCTGCATCTCGAGGTGTCAGGCATCGGCCCGATCACCGCAAGGACCGATGGTGAGTTCGAATGCAAACATGGCGATACCGTGTTCATCACCCCGGACGAGACCAAGATACACAGGTTTGATGAGAAGGGTATCGCACTATGACGGGAAGACTGGAGGGCAAATCCGCGCTGATAACCGGCTCGGCACGCGGCATCGGCCGCGCCTTCGCTGAAGCCTATCTGCGCGAGGGTGCGACGGTTGCCATCGCCGATATCGATTTCGAGCGGGCGAGCAAGACCGCCCGCGAGATCGGCGAGAACGCCTATGCCGTCGAACTCGATGTGACCAAACAGCATTCCATCGATACCGCCATCCGCACCGTGGAAGGTCAGGCGGGCGGGCTCGATATCCTCATCAACAATGCCGCACTCTTTGACCTCGCACCGATTGTCGAGATCAAACGCGAGAGCTACGAGCGGCTGTTTTCGATTAACGTATCCGGCACGCTGTTCATGATGCAGGCCGCCGCAAAAACAATGATTGCTCGGGGAAAAGGCGGCAAGATCATCAACATGGCAAGCCAGGCGGGCCGGCGCGGTGAGGCCTTGGTGGCGGTTTATTGCGCCACCAAGGCCGCCGTCATCAGCCTCACGCAATCGGCCGGTCTCGACCTCATCAAACACGGCATCAACGTCAATGCGATTGCGCCCGGTGTGGTCGATGGCGAGCACTGGGACGGTGTGGATGCGCTGTTTGCGAAATATGAAAACCGCCCGGCCGGCGAAAAGAAGCGGCTGGTCGGCGAGGCGGTACCTTTCGGCCGTATGGGCCGTGCCGAAGACCTGACCGGCATGGCGGTCTTCCTTGCTTCTGATGAAGCCGAATACATCGTCGCCCAGACCTATAATGTCGATGGCGGCAACTGGATGAGCTGACCACCGGGGCTTCCCGGTGACCGGCACGAACAACGTTTCCCCTTTCGAGGATCGTGACATGACATGCAAACTCTCCCTCGCAACGCTTGACGAAGCCCAAAAAACGGCGGCGATTCCGACCTATTCCCGTGCTGATCTCTCCGCCGGCATCGTGCATTTCGGCGTTGGTAATTTCCATCGCGCCCATCAGGCGGTCTATCTGGATGATCTGTTCAATACGGGCACGGACCATGACTTCGCCATCATCGGTGCGGGCGTGCTGCCGTCCGATGCGGTGATGCGCGAAAAGCTTGCGGCGCAGGATTTCCTGACCACTGTCGTGGAACAGGACAATAACCGCACCGGTGCGCGCGTTACCGGGCCGATGATCGACATTCTGCAGGTCGGCGACACAAAGACGATTATCGATACCCTTGCCGATCCGAAGATCCGCATCGTCTCGATGACGATTACCGAGGGCGGTTATTTCATTGATGCTTCCGGTTCCTTCAACCCGCAGCATCCGGCGATTGCCGAAGACGGCAAGAACCCGGCTGCGCCAAAAACCGTGTTCGGCTTCATCGTCGCCGGGCTGAAGGCGCGGCGGGACAAGGGGTTGCAACCCTTTACCGTCATGTCCTGCGACAACATTCCGCATAATGGCAAGGTCACGAAAAATGCCGTGGTTGGGCTCGCGGCCTTGTCGGATCCGGCCTTCGCCAACTGGATCGGCGAAAATGTCGCTTTCCCCAATTCCATGGTTGACCGCATTACGCCTGCTACCGGCGAGCGTGAACGCACTATCGCCCGCGACGATTTCGGCATCGAGGATAACTGGCCGGTCTTTTGCGAAGAGTTCAAGCAATGGGTGATGGAGGATAATTTCCCCGCTGGTCGCCCGGCGCTGGAAAAGGCCGGCGTGCAGTTCGTTTCTGATGTTGCGCCCTATGAGCACATGAAAATCCGCATCCTCAATGGCGGCCATGCGGCAATTGCCTATCCGGCGGCACTGCTCGATATTCATTTTGTCCATGAGGCGATGGAGCATCCGCTGATCCGGGCGTTTCTGGCAAAGCTTGAAAATGAAGAGATCATTCCGGTCATTCCACCCGTTCCCGACACAAATCTTGCCGACTATTTCGGGCTGATCGAACGGCGTTTCCTCAATCCGAAAATCGGCGACACCATTCCGCGTCTGGCGCAGGACGGCTCCAATCGCCAGCCGAAATTCATTCTGCCATCCACCGCCGACCGGTTGGCGCGCGGCGAGGATATCGTCGGCCTTTCGCTGGTGTCTGCCCTGTGGTGCCGCTATTTCTACGGCACGTCCGACAGCGGCAAGCAAATCACCTTCAACGATGCAAGCGCCGAACGTTTGCAGGCGGCCGCCATCAGGGCCAAGGATGACCCTGCGGCTTTCCTCGTCTTCGACGATATTTTCGGGGAGGTTGCCGAATCGGAACTTTTCCGTAAACGCTTTGCCCATGCATTGAAGACGCTGTGGCAAGAAGGCACGGCGAAGACCTTGCAGCTTTATCTGGATGACAAGCTGGCTGAAAAGTGACGTGAAATGGAAGACCGGACCGGGCCTCTGCTGATTTTCGATTGCGACGGTGTTCTCGTCGACAGCGAGCCGGTCTCGGTCTCGGTGCTTCTCGACATGCTCTCCCATCTCGGTGTGACGATGGAAGAGGAAGAGGCTTATGAGCGTTTTCTCGGCCGCAGCGTCGCCAGCATGACGGCGACGCTGTTTGAGGATTACGGCGTCGAAACCGACATTGATTTTCTCGATCATATGCGGGCGACGCTGTTTGAACGCTTTCGCACCGAGCTGCGGCCGATCGACGGCATTGCGCAAACGCTGGACCGGCTTGTGCCCCTCAGACGCTGCGTGGCCTCTTCCAGCCAGCCGGAGCGCATTCGTTACTCGCTGGGGCTGACCGGCCTGATCGACCGCTTCGAGCCACATGTCTTTAGCGCCACGATGGTGAAGAATGGCAAGCCGGCACCCGATCTTTTCCTGCATGCGGCGCAGGCGATGGGCGCCGAGCCGCGTCACTGCATCGTGATTGAGGACAGCCCGGCCGGTATTGCCGCCGCAAAGGCTGCGGGCATGGGCGTTTTTGCCTTTACCGGCGGCTCGCATGCGCGCTTTCCCGCATTCCGCGAGAAGATCGCCGGGCTTGGTGCGGATGCCGTGTTTGACGCGATGCCGGATTTGGTCCAACTTGTCGGCAACTATGTGGGGAAGGGCGGTTTTGACGGCCAAGTGGAACGTGACGCAGGCTGAAGCGTATTTTGCCTGCCGTCGTCGGGTCGTTGCGCAAGGGATGGAATTACAGTCTTGATGCGTCAAAATCTCGTCGCTGTCGATGTCGGTACAGCCAGCGCGCGGGCTGGCATTTTCGATCCAACCGGCAGGCTTCTCGCCCGCTCCACCCACCCGATCCTGATGCAGCGGCCGCGTGAAAACCACGCCGAGCACGATTCCACCGATATATGGAATGCTGTCTGCATTGCCGTGAAAGCAGCCCTTGCCGATGCCGGCGTTCTGCCGCAAAGCATCGCCGCCATCGGTTTTGACGCCACCTGCTCGCTGGTCATTCGCGATGCGCGGGGAGAGCCGGTTTCAGTTTCGGTGACGGGTGAGGACAGGTTCGATACCATCGTCTGGCTCGACCACCGTGCGATCTCGGAGGCCGACCGGCTGACGGCCTCGGGCCATCGGGTGCTGGATTTTGCCGGCAACAGCGTGTCGCCGGAAATGCAGATGCCGAAGCTGATGTGGTTGAAGACGCATATGCCGGTAAGCTGGGGACGCATGTCCTTCGCCTTCGATCTGGCGGATTTTCTGACATGGAAAGCAACCGGTTCAACCAAGCGCTCAAATTGCACGCAGACGGCGAAGTGGAATTTTCTGGCGCAGGAAAATCCCGGCTGGCAGGCGGATTATCTGGAACTGGCGGGGCTTGCCGATCTGAAAGAGCGCGCCAGCCTTCCGGAAACCACGGTGATGCCAGGGGAGAGCATCGGCCCACTTTCGCCCGAGGCGGCGATGGAACTCGGTCTCGACACCGGCTGCCAGGTGGCGGCGGGCATGATCGATGCCTATGCCGGAGCGCTCGGTGCGCTGGGCGGTTGCCTTTCGGACGATGTCGGTCGGCACGTGGCGCTGATCGCCGGCACTTCCAGCTGCCTCGTTGCCATGTCCGAGCGGCAGATGCCCGGCCACAGCCTCTGGGGTCCCTATTGGCAGGCGATCCTTCCCGGTCACTGGCTGGTGGAGGGTGGGCAATCAGCCACCGGCGCGCTGCTTGATCATATCGTGCGCATGCATGCGGCGGGCGGTGAGCCGGATACGGCGCTGCATGCCCGCATCGTTGCCCGTGTCACTGAATTGCGCGCGCTTGAGGGAGAGGCCTTTGCCGAGCGGCTGCATGTGCTGCCGGATTTCCACGGCAACCGCTCGCCGCTTGCCGATCCGCATGCGGTTGGTGTCATCAGCGGGCTGACGCTGGATACGTCCTTCGACAGTCTTTGCCGCCTGTACTGGCGCACCGCCGTGGCGATTGCGCTCGGCGCGCGCCATGTACTCGATGCCATGGAGCGCTTCGGTTATTCGGTCGAAAGCCTGCACGTCACCGGCGGTCATGTGAAGAACCCGCTCTTGATGGAGCTTTACGCCGATGTGACGGGCAAGCGCATCGTGGTTCCCGCCACCGCCGATGCCGTGTTGCTCGGCACGGCGATGACGGCGGCCGCGGCCGGTGGGGTGCATGCGAGTATTGTGGCGGCTGGCGCGGCCATGTATCCGGGCAATGCGGAAATTTCCGGAAATCCGGCCCTCACTCCCCGTTATCAACGGGACTACCGCCGTTTTCTCGCCATGTATCGCCATCGCCAGGAACTGGAGAACCTCTGATTTTTGCCGGCAAATGGCGGGGCAAAATCAGGAGTGGACGGATACGGTTTGTTTGTTCTCCCCGGCGGGGAGAAGAAACAAGCGGCGCTCGCTCTAGGTCCCTGCTGCGAGCATACTGCCAATCAGATGCCCAGCGAACGCTTCAGCCCGGAGAGGTTTTTCATCCGCGTTTTGCGCGTTTCATCGGCCTCCGCCATCAGGCTGCAGAGGGTAAATTCCATCAGGGAGACGAGCTGCAGCAGACCTTGGCCGCCATTATGGGCTTGAGGTAGGGCCAGACAGATGTCAGCGCTTTCAGGACCCCATTCGTAAAACCGGGTGGTGATTAACAGCGTTCTGTAGCCGCCTTTGCGTGCGGTTGCCGACAGGTGCTGCAGGGGTGAAAGGCTGCCGCCGCAATCCATGATGACGAGAAGCGTCTGTGCCGGTTCGAAATCCCATAGGGCGACATAGGCGGCACTGTCGCTGCCGAGATAATGGACGTGGCCGCGACATTCCAGAAGTCGTCCGTGGAAGTGACGTGTGGCGCCAAGACCTTCCGGCGATGTCGCCAGAAAAACATCGGTTGCCGAGGTGATTTCGGTCATAGCCAGACGCCACATTGGCTGGGCGGTCATGTCGAATGCGGTCTGGATGGCCTGTATCTGCTGCGAGAGGAGTTGAGAAAACGGGTTGGACTGGCGCTCTCCGCTTTCGATCACCGTGGGCTGATCCGGGCCAGCCGTCTGTTCCGCATGGCGCAGATCGGCGCGGATGTCGCTGAACTGCCGATATCCGAGCGAACGCAAGAAACGTCCGACCGTCATCGGGCTGAGGCCGAGCTTGGCGGCCAGCGTCTGCGCCGTTTCGAAAGGTAGCTCGTCCAGATGCTCGATCAGATATTTGGCGATCTTGCGCTCGGAAGGTGTGCCGGCCTTCATGGCACGGGTAAGATTCAACAGCAGCTTTTCCACCAACGCCTCATTTTTTATCTTTATTGAACGATGATGCATCCGCGCGCTCGAAACGGGCGTGCGAACCACGATTTGACGGTGGGGGTAGCTTTCCCGGCCTTGCCCTCCACCGGACAGGAATGCGAAATATTATAGATAGATTATTATATTTTAGAGATACCTTTTATTCAAGGGAAATTCCATCTCCGGTTTAATTTCAGACGTTTGGCGGTTTTCACCCTGTCTTGCAGAGCACAGGCCCAGTTCTTATCTGTCGTCTGGTTAGAGAATTTCAACGCGAGAGGCCCCGGGGAGTTCCGAATGATTCTTGATGCAGCGAGGCTGGCATTCCAAAATCTGTTTGCGACCGAGACCCGGTCGGTGTTCTGGAAGGTTTTGGGGCTCACGCTTCTCGTGCTGGCGGCACTGTGGTTCGCCATCCGCTCCATCTTTATCTATTTCGCCCTGCCATGGGTGGATACGCTTATTCCCGGCATACCCGACTGGGCGGGGTGGCTGACCTTCGTTTTCGCCATTTTTGCCGGCATAGGACTGGCGCTGGCACTGGCATTGCTGATTTCGCCGGTCACCGCCGTCATTGCCGGGCTGTTTCTCGATGATGTCGCCGAAGTGGTGGAGAAAAAAACCTATCCAGATGATCCGCCGGGCAGGGCAATGCCCATTGGCGAGGCCGTGCTGTCGTCGATCAAGTTCTTCGGTGTCGTTATTGCCGGCAACCTCATTGCGCTTTTGCTGCTCCTGGTGCCGGGCGTCAACCTCATCGCGTTTTTCCTGGTGAACGGTTATCTGCTCGGCCGGGAATTCTTCGAATTTGCGGCAATGCGTTTTCGCTCGCCCGCCGAGGCACGGTTGTTCCGCTCCAAACACCGTACGACGGTGTTCATGGCCGGTCTGGTGATCGCCGCTTTCCTGGCCATCCCGTTCCTCAACCTTTTGACGCCGCTTTTTGCCGCCTCGATGATGGTCCATCTGCACAAGGCCGTCAGCCGGCGTGACCCCTCATTCGCTGCCGGCCGCACCGAACAGCTGCGCGGGTAGCTCCACCAGCGGGGCTGGAATGTCGAAGGTCTTTTCCGGCGACTTGCAGATATCGGCGATCACGCAGCGCTCGCATTCCGGCTTGCGCGCCTTGCAACAATAACGCCCGTGCAGGATCAGCCAGTGATGGGCATGGAACAGATATTGCTCGGGAATGATGCGGACGAGCCGGTCTTCCACTTCGTCCGGGGTTTTCCCCGGCGCAAGACAGAGCCGGTTGGCGATACGGAACACATGCGTGTCCACCGCAAGCGTGGGCACGCCGAAGGCCATCGACATCACCACATTGGCCGTCTTGCGGCCGACGCCGGGTAACATCACCAGCTCCTCGCGGGTCTTTGGCACTTCGCCGCCGAAGTTGTCGATCAGCATCTGCGACAAGGCGATGACGTTTTTCGCCTTGTTGCGGTAAAGGCCGATGGTCTTGATATGGTCAATCAGCTGCTCTTCGCCGAGCGCCAGCATCTTTTCCGGCCCGTCGGCCACCTTGAACAGTGCTCGTGTCGCCCGGTTCACGCCGACATCGGTCGCCTGCGCCGAAAGCGCCACCGCGACCAGGAGGGTGAAGGGATTGGTGTGTTCCAGCTCGCCTTTCGGCTCCGGCCGCTGAATGGAAAAACGCCGAAAGATCTCGGTCAGTTCGTCCTTCGAATAGGCCGTCTTCACCCGCGCTGGCTTACGCGCGGATGCCGGATTTGACTTTTTCAAGGTTTGGGTGCTGGATCGTTTTTTGGCGACTGTCATGGTCTATCTATAGCCAGCCCGCCCGAAGGAAAGCAACGTGGATACGCTTAACGACCAACCGATTTTCGCGGCGGAACTTGTTCCGCACCGTTCGCTTGGAAGAAGGGGATTCCGGCTGCTTCTTGCCCTGTCGGGGCTCGCCTGCCTGATCTATGGCGGCTTTTTCCTCGCCACCGGGGCATGGCCGGTCGGCCTGTTCTTCGGGCTGGATTTTCTGCTGCTCTACTTTGCTTTTCGCGCCAATTATCGCGCCGCAAAAGCACGGGAAGAGGTTCGCATCTCCCGCACCAGCCTGTCGATCCGCAAATTCTCTCCGGCCGGGCGCATGGTGGAACATCGCTTTAATCCCTTCTGGGCGCGCTTCAAGGTGCGGCGGCACGATGAGATCGGCATCGTTTCCATGCATGTGACGGGTGAGGGGCGGGCGACCGATGTCGGCTCGTTTCTCAATCCGGATGATCGGGAAAGTTTCGCCAAGGCATTCGGCGGCGCGCTCGCTACCGTGCGACGACGGACGTGACAGCGCGGCGCCTCTCATTCTCCGTTATGTCCGGGACAAGCACTGGGGTGGCGTTGCATAGGGGGGCGGGCGGGGAATCTACCCGCAAATGAAATCGGTGTTTCGCTCGCTCCGTGGTCGGCTCTTCAGCCTTTGCTGCCCGTAAGTTTCAAGCTGCCGTCGTCGTTGATGCTGACATCCAGTTCACCATAACCGCCAATGGAAAGATGCGCCGTTTCGATGGGATGGGAATGGGTGGCGTTGATGACCACCACTGTCGCGCCCATGCTTTCCCCGGCCTGAATACCAGCGGGCGCGTCTTCAAAGACAACACAGCGTTCCGGCGAGACGCCGAGCTTTTCCGCCGCCTTTTTATATCCTTCCGGGTCCGGCTTGCCGTTCACCACGTCTTCGGCGCAGATCATAATTGCGGGCGGTGTGAGGCCCGCCGCTGCCAGCCTGCGTTCGGCAAGCGCGCGAGCAGCCGAGGTGACGATGGCCCATTTGCCGGCCGGCAATTTTGCGAGAAACGCTGCCGCTTCGGGAATTTGAAGAAT
This window harbors:
- a CDS encoding DUF2244 domain-containing protein, with amino-acid sequence MDTLNDQPIFAAELVPHRSLGRRGFRLLLALSGLACLIYGGFFLATGAWPVGLFFGLDFLLLYFAFRANYRAAKAREEVRISRTSLSIRKFSPAGRMVEHRFNPFWARFKVRRHDEIGIVSMHVTGEGRATDVGSFLNPDDRESFAKAFGGALATVRRRT
- a CDS encoding sulfate transporter family protein, giving the protein MILDAARLAFQNLFATETRSVFWKVLGLTLLVLAALWFAIRSIFIYFALPWVDTLIPGIPDWAGWLTFVFAIFAGIGLALALALLISPVTAVIAGLFLDDVAEVVEKKTYPDDPPGRAMPIGEAVLSSIKFFGVVIAGNLIALLLLLVPGVNLIAFFLVNGYLLGREFFEFAAMRFRSPAEARLFRSKHRTTVFMAGLVIAAFLAIPFLNLLTPLFAASMMVHLHKAVSRRDPSFAAGRTEQLRG
- a CDS encoding HAD family hydrolase; translated protein: MHSKVPPQNQTFSQDYAAFLFDMDGTLLNSIAVVERVWREWAVDNGIEPNAFLQRIHGMRASEVVRREAVPGLDVQAEADMLLQKEMDDVDGILQIPEAAAFLAKLPAGKWAIVTSAARALAERRLAAAGLTPPAIMICAEDVVNGKPDPEGYKKAAEKLGVSPERCVVFEDAPAGIQAGESMGATVVVINATHSHPIETAHLSIGGYGELDVSINDDGSLKLTGSKG
- the nth gene encoding endonuclease III; this translates as MTVAKKRSSTQTLKKSNPASARKPARVKTAYSKDELTEIFRRFSIQRPEPKGELEHTNPFTLLVAVALSAQATDVGVNRATRALFKVADGPEKMLALGEEQLIDHIKTIGLYRNKAKNVIALSQMLIDNFGGEVPKTREELVMLPGVGRKTANVVMSMAFGVPTLAVDTHVFRIANRLCLAPGKTPDEVEDRLVRIIPEQYLFHAHHWLILHGRYCCKARKPECERCVIADICKSPEKTFDIPAPLVELPAQLFGAAGSE